The segment CGGTCAGCCCCTTGCTGAAACCGTCGAACAACGCGCCACCGAGGGGGCACATGCAACCGCAGTTCAGATGATGGATACGCATCGCGGACTCCTGCTCTTGGCACTGGCGATCGAATTGGCCTTCTAACTCAGAGAGAGTAGCGCGCCGGGGGTTCAGGCCAGCGGCCGCGCTCGTCTATCCTTGTCTCCCTTCGCCACGAGGAACCCGCATGCCGCCGATTCACACCGCCATCTGCCGGGCACCGCTGCGGCTGCTGGCCCTTCTGCTGCTCGCAATGTCGCTCACCTCCTGCGCGCTGTTCTCCGCGCGCGACCCGCTGGCGGTGCAGGTCGCCGGCATCGAGCCACTTCCGGGCGAAGGCCTGGAGGTACGCTTCCTGGTCAAGCTGCGCCTGCAGAACCCCAACACCACGCCGATCGACTACAACGGCGTGGCATTGTCGCTGGAGGTCAACGGCCGCAGCCTGGCCAGCGGGGTGAGCGACCAGCAGGGCACGGTGCCGCGTTTCGGCGAAGCGCTGCTGCAGGTGCCGGTGAGCATCTCGGCGTTTTCCGTGGCGCGCCAGGCACTCGGCCTGGCCGAGCATATCGGCATGGACGAAGTCCCCTACGTACTGCGCGGCAAGCTCGCCGGCGGCCTGTTCGGCACGCAGCGCTTCGTCGAGAAGGGCCGACTGGATCTCTCGCCAATCGCCGGCAATCCCTACGTACGTCCCTGACCGGCGTCCACTGACACGGGCCGGCTGACGTCGGCTTTTTTTCTGCCCAGCCACGAGAGACCCATGTCCCTGCCCGGCTCCCCCTCCGTCGTACCGCTACCGCGCCATCTGGCCGTCGGCCTGCTGCTGTGCCTGGGCTGCATCCTCGGCGCCAACCATGTCGCCGCCCGGCTGGCGTTCGACCATGGCGCCGGCGTGCTGCTGGCGGTGATGCTGCGCTCCGGCGGCACCCTGCTGGTGCTGGCGATCATCGTGCTGTCGCGCCGCGAACCGCTGCGTCTGCCGGGAGCCACCGCGCGCTGGCAGTTGCTGCTGGGCCTGCTCATCGCGCTGCAGAGCCTTTGCCTGTACTCGGCGGTAGCGCGCATCCCGGTCGCGGTGGCGCTGCTGGTGGCGAACGTCTTCCCCTTGCTGCTGGCGCTGCTGAGCTGGCTGCTCGGCGGGCCGCGGCCAACCGCGCGGACGCTCTCGTTGATGAGCCTGATCGTCTTCGGCCTGCTGCTGGTGCTCGACGTGCCCGGGCGGGTGCTCGGCGCGCAGCCCACCGAGGCCGGCTGGCTGCCGGGCGTGCTGCTGGCCTTCTGCGCCGCGCTGGCCTTCGCCAGCGCGCTCTGGGTCACCGACCGCAAGCTCTCGGCAGTGCGCGGCCCGGTGCGCAGCATGCTGACCATGCTGGTGGTGTTCATTGCCGCCAGCCTCGCCGGTGCCGTCGAACTGCTGCCCGGCGGCCTGACTCTGCCGCGCGAGCCGGCCGGCTGGTACGGCCTGGCGGCGCTGGTGGTGCTTTACGGCACCGGTTTCACCACCCTTTTCGTCAGCATGCCGCGGCTGGACATGCCAGCCAACGCGCCAGCCCTGAATGTCGAGCCGCTGGCCACGCTGCTGCTCGGCTGGCTGCTGCTGGGGCAGGCGCTGGAGCCGATCCAGCTCGTCGGCGGGTTGATCGTGGTGTGCGCCATCGTCCTGCTGACCTACCGCCGCGGCTGATCGTCGAGTTCGCAGCGCCCTGCGCGGCAGCGGTTGGCCCGGTGCAGCGGGTCTTCCTGCATGAGCTTGCGGGTCACGCCGTTGGTCCAGCCAAAGCCGTCCTGCAGGGGGTATTCGCCGCCGCCGGCATGTTCGGTACAGGGGCGCAGCACATATTTCTCCACCAGTTTGTTCTCGCGTTCGAACAGGTGGCTGACGATCGTCAGCCAGCGCTGCTCGATGTCCAGCGCCAGCGACTGGTGGCCGTAGCGCTGCAGCCCGCGGATGGCCATCCATTGCAGCGGCGCCCAGCCGTTGGGGCTGTCCCACTGCTCGCCGCTACCGAGCACCTCGGTAGTGCGCAGACCGCCCGGCGCCAGCAGGCGCTGCCGCACGATGTCAGCCACCCGCGCCGCCTGGTGCCCATTGGCCAGCTCGACGAACAGCGGCACCAGCGTGGCGGCGGTCAGGTTGTCGCGCGGCTGCCGACGCACCCAGTCATAGTCGAAATAGGCCCCGCGGGTGTCGCTCCAGAGGTAGCGATCCATCGCCTGGCGGCGCGTCTCGGCCTGTGTGGCGAACACCTCGGCGCAGGCATGCTGGCCGCGTACCGCGCTGAGGCGGGCGATCTGCCGTTCGAGCTTGTAGAGAAAGGCATTGAGGTCCACG is part of the Stutzerimonas balearica DSM 6083 genome and harbors:
- a CDS encoding LEA type 2 family protein; amino-acid sequence: MPPIHTAICRAPLRLLALLLLAMSLTSCALFSARDPLAVQVAGIEPLPGEGLEVRFLVKLRLQNPNTTPIDYNGVALSLEVNGRSLASGVSDQQGTVPRFGEALLQVPVSISAFSVARQALGLAEHIGMDEVPYVLRGKLAGGLFGTQRFVEKGRLDLSPIAGNPYVRP
- a CDS encoding EamA family transporter, yielding MSLPGSPSVVPLPRHLAVGLLLCLGCILGANHVAARLAFDHGAGVLLAVMLRSGGTLLVLAIIVLSRREPLRLPGATARWQLLLGLLIALQSLCLYSAVARIPVAVALLVANVFPLLLALLSWLLGGPRPTARTLSLMSLIVFGLLLVLDVPGRVLGAQPTEAGWLPGVLLAFCAALAFASALWVTDRKLSAVRGPVRSMLTMLVVFIAASLAGAVELLPGGLTLPREPAGWYGLAALVVLYGTGFTTLFVSMPRLDMPANAPALNVEPLATLLLGWLLLGQALEPIQLVGGLIVVCAIVLLTYRRG